The following proteins are encoded in a genomic region of Pyricularia oryzae 70-15 chromosome 6, whole genome shotgun sequence:
- a CDS encoding cytochrome P450 monooxygenase, with protein MSSKLFYLLGNEPLTAIEIEIPSDTNDEGLQHLLASHFAIVEPKGVGYVSGDVVLTSVPEVLAAQGPISVTIDGKPIRDVPGPTGLPYIGNYFEVYPDHLGNNQRLFDRYGPLFKTTNMGSVVYHTNDPQLAGIFFSESDFFTKKMIPGHPLHPIKNKEAGVFLGDTDTEEWRVAHKFLPPALGPAAVRHYAPTMQSTVEDAFKVFDQLDERGEAWNAYWAMLKLGSQAVGKLVLGMDFKHFEKVDSPPHEMVIRIAQSLELNKKVTSMGSWYAKMPFGAPQQLRNARERIEQMMIESVENASKGDEDLELQQAALTANNMVDYVLRAKDSKGNKLPRDRILEPLVVATGAGFTTTSSLLSWLLYGLVTYPGVQDRLLQELVDNGFDHETKMTADFTQKLTFLDYYIKETQRMHNPSYQPARTAKADMILPGGYRLPKDAIVIPALHSLHKNPLYWDNPQRFDPDRWGTEAVKNRPAGSYAPFGMGQRMCIGFNFALQEVKVFLPKLLYRYEFESATEGNVEYDPMFQLIRPTNLYLRARRRVKWPPRSEEATAAA; from the exons ATGTCTTCAAAATTATTCTATCTCTTGGGCAATGAGCCCTTAACAGCAATTGAGATCGAAATTCCTTCAGACACCAACGACGAGGGCCTACAGCATCTCTTGGCTTCTCATTTCGCAATTGTTGAGCCCAAAG GCGTTGGCTACGTGTCGGGTGATGTCGTTCTCACATCAGTCCCAGAGGTCCTGGCAGCCCAAGGGCCCATCTCCGTCACTATAGATGGCAAGCCCATTCGGGACGTGCCGGGTCCGACTGGCCTACCCTACATTGGCAACTACTTCGAGGTGTATCCTGATCACCTCGGCAACAACCAGCGCCTGTTTGATAGGTACGGCCCGCTGTTCAAGACCACCAACATGGGAAGCGTGGTATATCACACCAACGACCCGCAGCTCGCGGGCATCTTCTTCTCCGAGAGCGACTTCTTCACCAAGAAGATGATCCCGGGCCACCCGCTGCACCCAATCAAGAACAAGGAGGCCGGTGTGTTCCTGGGCGACACCGACACCGAGGAATGGCGCGTCGCGCACAAGTTCCTGCCCCCGGCGCTGGGGCCCGCCGCCGTCAGGCACTACGCCCCGACGATGCAGTCGACCGTTGAGGATGCCTTCAAGGTGTTTGACCAGCTCGACGAGCGGGGCGAGGCTTGGAACGCCTACTGGGCCATGCTGAAGCTAGGTTCGCAGGCGGTCGGAAAGCTGGTGCTGGGCATGGACTTTAAGCACTTTGAAAAGGTCGACTCTCCTCCCCACGAGATGGTCATCAGGATAGCTCAGTCGCTCGAGCTCAACAAGAAGGTGACGTCTATGGGCAGCTGGTACGCCAAGATGCCGTTTGGCGCGCCGCAACAGCTCCGCAACGCGAGAGAACGTATCGAGCAGATGATGATCGAGTCTGTCGAGAATGCATCCAAGGGCGACGAGGACCTTGAGCTCCAGCAGGCTGCTCTGACTGCCAACAACATGGTTG ACTACGTGCTCCGCGCAAAGGACAGCAAGGGCAACAAGCTGCCAAGAGACAGGATTCTCGAGCCACTGGTGGTGGCAACTGGTGCAGGATTCACAACCACAAGCTCACTATTGTCGTGGTTGCTGTATGGTCTTGTCACCTACCCTGGCGTGCAGGATCGGTTGCTTCAAGAGCTGGTAGATAACGGCTTTGACCACGAGACCAAAATGACGGCCGACTTTACCCAAAAACTCACCTTCCTCGACTACTACATCAAG GAAACGCAACGCATGCACAACCCTAGTTACCAGCCCGCTCGTACGGCCAAGGCGGACATGATCCTGCCCGGCGGCTACCGTCTGCCCAAGGACGCCATCGTGATCCCGGCGCTGCACTCGCTGCACAAGAACCCTCTGTACTGGGACAACCCTCAGCGGTTCGACCCCGACCGGTGGGGCACCGAGGCGGTCAAGAACAGGCCGGCGGGATCGTACGCGCCGTTCGGCATGGGCCAGCGCATGTGCATCGGGTTCAACTTTGCACTGCAGGAGGTCAAGGTGTTCCTGCCCAAGCTGCTGTACCGGTACGAGTTTGAGTCGGCGACGGAGGGCAATGTCGAGTACGATCCAATGTTCCAGCTCATCAGGCCTACCAACTTGTACCTAAGGGCAAGGAGGCGGGTTAAGTGGCCGCCAAGGAGCGAGGAGGCGACTGCGGCGGCGTAA